A genomic stretch from Candidatus Methanomassiliicoccus intestinalis Issoire-Mx1 includes:
- a CDS encoding glycosyltransferase: MKIAMFTDTYLPTKDGVVTSILTSKEQLEKKGHEVIIFAPESPTGEKEEGVQYYRSKEFKKYPGYNLPIYIEKKIDILKELDVDVIHCHALAVMALRSMLDARETGKPIVVTFHTMVTDAAQYYNPFPFPTWMTQRLSWIYLRKLLEHADNVIAPTDAIKKELCSQAPGMRHIDVVPTGIDCERFSTNVNGSRIREKYGLQNKKVLLQLGRVAREKNIELVMDSFADCVKKDEDIMLLIAGTGPAKEYYMKYAENAGISDKTVFAGFVPDEDLPEYYAACDAFITASKFETQGLTTLEAMACGKPVAGINYRATAELIHDEENGFLFEDDIKSCSGAIFDALNAPQIIKDHARETGEKFSSERCASMLLQTYEYAIEAKKKRHQTGRR, translated from the coding sequence TTGAAAATTGCAATGTTTACTGATACCTACCTGCCTACTAAAGATGGAGTAGTGACTTCAATCTTAACATCCAAAGAGCAATTGGAAAAGAAAGGTCACGAAGTCATAATTTTTGCTCCTGAATCACCTACTGGTGAAAAGGAGGAAGGTGTACAATACTACAGATCTAAGGAGTTTAAAAAGTATCCAGGATATAATCTCCCAATTTACATCGAGAAGAAAATAGACATCTTGAAAGAGCTGGATGTTGATGTAATACACTGTCACGCTCTTGCAGTGATGGCTCTCAGAAGCATGCTGGATGCAAGAGAAACAGGAAAACCGATAGTTGTAACATTTCACACTATGGTTACAGATGCGGCCCAATACTACAATCCATTTCCTTTCCCAACATGGATGACTCAAAGACTTTCCTGGATTTACCTTCGTAAACTGCTGGAACATGCAGATAATGTCATCGCTCCAACGGACGCAATCAAGAAAGAATTATGCTCTCAGGCACCTGGAATGAGACACATTGATGTGGTACCTACTGGTATAGATTGTGAGCGTTTTTCTACTAATGTAAATGGTAGCAGGATACGTGAAAAGTATGGGCTGCAAAATAAAAAAGTACTTCTGCAGCTTGGCAGAGTAGCCAGAGAAAAAAATATTGAACTAGTAATGGACAGTTTTGCAGATTGTGTAAAGAAAGATGAAGATATTATGCTGCTTATAGCAGGAACCGGTCCTGCAAAAGAGTACTATATGAAATATGCCGAGAATGCTGGTATCTCAGATAAGACGGTATTTGCAGGTTTTGTACCTGATGAAGACTTACCTGAATACTATGCAGCCTGTGATGCATTTATAACTGCATCCAAGTTTGAAACACAAGGTCTCACTACGCTTGAAGCGATGGCATGTGGAAAACCAGTTGCTGGAATAAATTACCGGGCAACTGCAGAACTCATCCACGATGAAGAAAACGGATTTTTGTTTGAAGATGATATCAAGTCATGCTCAGGTGCTATTTTCGATGCATTGAACGCTCCGCAGATAATCAAAGATCATGCAAGAGAGACTGGGGAGAAATTTTCTTCTGAAAGATGTGCTTCTATGTTGTTGCAGACTTATGAGTATGCCATAGAAGCTAAAAAGAAAAGACATCAGACTGGAAGGCGGTAA
- a CDS encoding HAD-IIIA family hydrolase: MSYLIEEELHENTSVISSLDPKQIEAISAAMIKAIKNGNKVIFFGNGGSASDAVHIAAEFSGRYLMERPAMDGIALSSLSSITGIGNDYGYDRIFIRQLEACMKEGDVAVGLSTSGNSKNVVLALEFAKANGGITVSFTGSGGAIKDIVDYPLIIQSTHTPRIQEAYLCAGHIICGLVEKGVFGHKAVFIDRDNTIAPDVPYCSNPDDFNLYPYVAESLKKLNDAGYISILVTNQSGIGRGYFTEDTLKSIHDKMNSELSKQGAFFDSIYFCPHTPEDKCSCRKPNTGMHMKAVREHHINLRESWVIGDSDADMDAGKKLGCRTIRIEDGNTFEDAVNTILND, translated from the coding sequence ATGAGCTATTTGATTGAAGAAGAATTGCATGAAAATACATCAGTCATCTCATCTTTGGACCCGAAACAGATTGAAGCCATATCTGCAGCCATGATTAAAGCAATCAAGAATGGCAATAAAGTGATTTTCTTTGGAAACGGCGGAAGCGCATCAGATGCAGTCCACATAGCTGCTGAGTTTTCTGGCAGATATCTTATGGAAAGACCTGCCATGGACGGCATTGCTCTTTCTTCCTTGTCATCAATAACGGGAATAGGAAATGATTACGGATATGACCGCATATTCATACGGCAATTAGAAGCATGCATGAAAGAAGGAGATGTGGCGGTAGGACTCAGCACCAGCGGAAATTCTAAAAATGTAGTTTTAGCTCTTGAATTTGCAAAGGCAAATGGCGGCATAACTGTTTCATTTACAGGTTCGGGGGGAGCAATAAAAGACATTGTGGATTATCCATTGATAATTCAGTCTACACATACTCCAAGGATCCAGGAAGCGTATCTATGCGCCGGCCATATAATATGCGGCTTGGTGGAAAAAGGAGTGTTTGGGCATAAAGCTGTATTTATAGACAGGGATAATACAATAGCTCCTGATGTCCCATATTGTTCAAACCCAGATGATTTTAATCTATATCCATATGTCGCAGAGTCTCTGAAGAAACTTAACGATGCGGGATACATATCAATACTTGTTACAAACCAGTCTGGAATTGGGAGAGGGTATTTTACAGAAGATACTTTAAAATCGATCCATGATAAAATGAACTCTGAACTTTCCAAACAGGGAGCATTTTTTGATTCTATATATTTCTGTCCGCATACTCCAGAAGACAAGTGTTCCTGCAGAAAACCAAATACTGGCATGCATATGAAAGCAGTGAGGGAGCATCATATAAATCTCCGCGAATCCTGGGTAATTGGGGATAGTGATGCAGATATGGACGCTGGAAAAAAATTAGGATGCAGAACAATTAGAATTGAAGATGGAAATACATTCGAAGATGCTGTGAATACAATCCTAAACGATTAA
- a CDS encoding GHMP family kinase ATP-binding protein encodes MSPYCDERGGAVLNSTIDQFAYCTISPRSDEQATVHSLDYETIQKWKAGNTLTYDGNLDLIKAVVNHFKVKQGFDMFLHCGAPPGSGLGSSSAVMVSIIGAMSEWLNESLSQYEIAELAYILEREELKLPGGKQDQYAATFGGFNFMEFNHDRTLVTPLRIKSDVLNELNYVMLLANTGKTRDSGNIIKAQTQGYIDGNSKTSEALDNAKRLAEEMKNALLKGEIRYMGELLNEAWTYKKNYTNNISNEYLDKIYKTALSTGAIGGKISGAGGGGFMFFICEYDKKRDVARELTSLGANIVGYNFEKYGFQTWRFNE; translated from the coding sequence GTGTCTCCGTATTGCGATGAACGCGGCGGAGCTGTTTTAAACTCAACTATCGACCAATTTGCATATTGTACAATATCACCTCGATCTGATGAGCAGGCAACGGTGCACTCTTTAGATTATGAAACAATACAGAAATGGAAGGCAGGCAATACTCTAACCTATGATGGCAACTTGGATCTCATTAAAGCAGTAGTCAATCATTTCAAGGTTAAACAGGGATTTGACATGTTTCTTCACTGCGGTGCACCTCCTGGATCTGGTCTGGGATCGTCTTCTGCAGTGATGGTTTCAATAATCGGCGCCATGTCAGAGTGGTTAAACGAATCTTTATCTCAATATGAAATTGCAGAGCTTGCATATATCTTGGAAAGAGAGGAACTGAAACTGCCTGGCGGAAAACAGGATCAATACGCTGCGACCTTCGGGGGATTTAACTTTATGGAGTTTAATCACGACAGGACGCTTGTGACTCCTCTCAGAATCAAATCAGACGTACTCAACGAGCTTAATTATGTGATGCTTCTGGCAAACACAGGTAAAACCAGGGATTCTGGGAATATTATAAAAGCTCAAACACAGGGATATATTGATGGAAATTCCAAGACTTCAGAAGCACTTGACAATGCAAAGCGTCTTGCTGAGGAAATGAAAAATGCCCTGCTGAAAGGCGAGATTCGGTATATGGGAGAACTTCTAAACGAAGCCTGGACATATAAAAAGAATTATACAAATAACATCTCTAATGAGTACTTGGATAAAATTTATAAAACTGCCTTGTCCACAGGAGCAATAGGTGGTAAAATTTCAGGCGCTGGCGGTGGAGGATTCATGTTTTTCATATGTGAATATGATAAAAAGCGTGATGTTGCCCGTGAACTGACATCTCTAGGCGCTAATATAGTCGGATACAACTTTGAAAAATATGGATTTCAGACATGGAGGTTCAACGAATGA
- a CDS encoding glycosyltransferase family 4 protein: protein MRIVQLNPYYYPYKGGIERRLHEICRRLSKKHEMIVLTSQLKDTELEEEMDGYTIKRLPSKFYTNYNPPHVSTPGVLQALNDLEPDLVDFHYRWAPSYTKAMKSYGGKWVFTFHNTYGEGQGPMRYLSTMNDFFFCQMIRDKNVICVSDFVKNDLISRDFKEENLDVIPTGVDFVTDSGKDENFILFVGRLVKTKGLSTLIEAMKNVDCKLVIAGTGPEEELLRSMVGKYDLTDKVEFTGYVDEETKTRLMTTCSAFVMPSVFESLGLAAEEALAHCKPVIASRVGGLPEVVGNAGILIPPKEPQALSDAINAVMVDKELRDNLISNTKTQIQKYNWDNIVNDLEAVYLKNIENNSQS from the coding sequence ATGCGAATCGTCCAGCTTAATCCCTATTATTATCCGTATAAAGGAGGGATAGAACGCCGTCTGCACGAGATTTGCCGCAGACTATCTAAAAAACATGAAATGATAGTCCTCACATCTCAGTTGAAAGATACTGAATTAGAAGAAGAGATGGACGGGTATACGATAAAACGTCTGCCTTCAAAATTTTATACGAATTATAATCCGCCGCACGTGTCTACACCTGGCGTTCTCCAGGCATTAAATGATCTGGAACCGGATCTTGTTGATTTCCACTACCGCTGGGCCCCTTCATATACTAAAGCTATGAAATCTTATGGTGGGAAATGGGTATTTACATTTCATAATACATATGGCGAAGGGCAAGGCCCAATGCGCTATCTCAGTACAATGAATGATTTCTTTTTCTGCCAGATGATTCGTGATAAAAACGTAATCTGTGTAAGCGACTTTGTAAAAAATGATCTGATTTCCAGAGACTTTAAGGAAGAAAATCTTGATGTGATACCGACAGGTGTTGACTTCGTTACTGATTCTGGAAAAGATGAAAATTTTATCCTTTTCGTGGGCAGACTTGTTAAGACTAAAGGTTTATCTACTTTAATTGAAGCAATGAAAAATGTAGATTGTAAGCTGGTGATTGCAGGTACTGGACCAGAAGAAGAGCTGCTTAGGTCGATGGTTGGAAAATACGATCTTACAGATAAAGTAGAATTCACTGGATATGTTGATGAGGAAACAAAAACCAGATTGATGACTACTTGTTCCGCATTTGTGATGCCTTCTGTATTTGAGTCCCTTGGATTGGCTGCTGAAGAAGCTCTTGCGCATTGTAAGCCGGTAATAGCTTCTCGTGTTGGAGGCCTTCCAGAAGTTGTAGGCAATGCTGGCATACTGATACCTCCAAAAGAGCCTCAGGCTCTTTCAGACGCTATCAACGCAGTAATGGTGGACAAGGAGCTAAGAGATAACCTTATAAGTAACACCAAAACGCAAATTCAAAAATATAACTGGGATAATATTGTCAATGACTTAGAGGCAGTTTATCTGAAAAATATTGAGAATAATTCACAGTCTTAA